The Lentisphaerota bacterium region AACATCATCGCCCATCGTCGGCATGTGCCGCCGTCTCCGATCACAGTAAAAAAAACTCTGCGCATCTCCTCGAAGGGATCGAGAGACTCCTGAACCAGTGCGACGGGCTGGGCAGCGAGGCGATGCGCGAGCGCACTCGCAGACATTTGATCAGTCAGTTGCTCTGCCTGGGCCGACACACCCTGACCGGTGTGCTCGGGACATCAGGACGGCTGTTTTGCGATTGGAGCGCCGATTACAGAATGTATTCGTCCGAACGCGTTGAGCCCGAGAAGCTGTTTAGCCCCGTCCGCCAGAGCCTGACGGCGAGACTCGCTTCCGGCGAACCCCTTGTGGCGGCCCTGGATGACACGCGTCTGCGTAAGAGCGGACGCAAAACGCATGGGGTCAGATACACCCGCGACCCCATGGGTCCCCCGTTCCACGTTAACTTCATCAAGGCCCAACGATTCGTTCAGACCTCTATGGCCTGTGCGGCCGATAATGGAATGGCCCGGATGATCCCCATTGACTTTGTCCATGCCCCGGCGCCACAGAAGCCGCGTGACGAGGCCGACGAGCAAGCCTGCGCCCAGTTCCGCAAGAACCAACGCGACATGGCTCTGCCGAAAGTCGGCGCTGAACGCCTGCACGCGTTACGCCGCGCCATGGATGAAGAAGGGCAGCAAGAAAGGCCGCTATGGGCGGTTGTCGATGGCGGCTATACCAACGGCACCTTTATTAAGCACCTGCCAGAACGAACGGTTGCCGTCGGCCGGATCCGCACCGACGCCAAGCTTTATCACCTGCCCGAGTCGACAGAAGGAAAACCGGGCCGCAATCGCGTCTATGGGGATCGCGCACCCACGCCCGAAGAACTCCGCCAGAATACGGACGTGCCCTGGCAACCCGTCGAAGCTTTCGCGGCCGGCCAAACACACACCTTTAAAATCAAGACGATGAGCCCTCTGTGCTGGCGATCCGCCGGAAAGCAACGCGACTTGCGCCTCATCGTTATCGCCCCGTTGGGATATCGACTGACCCGACATTCCAAAATGCTCTACCGCAAGCCCGCTTTCCTGATCTGCACCGACCCCGATGCAAACATCCAGCAGATCATTCAAGCCTACGTATGGCGCTGGGATATCGAAGTCAATTTCCGTGACGAGAAAACCATCATCGGCGTCGGCCAGGCACAAGTCCGTCACGAGAACTCTGTCGAAAATGTCCCGGCTCTGGCGGTTGCCGCCTATGCCATGCTGCTCACGGCCGCCACGCATGCCTACGGACCCACCGGCCAACCTGACACGTTGCCCGCACCCAAATGGCAACGCAAAAAAAACCTCAGAGCCTCCACGCAGTCACTGCTCCAGCATCTTCGCCACGAGGTCTGGGCCGAGGCCCTGCATTTCTCCGGCTTCGTGTCCAACCCCACCCTGAACACGAAGCCGCAGAAACTCGATAACACGCTGGCCTCTGCCCTATTCTACGCTGTCGCATGAACCAACAAAGGGCCAAACTCCAGTGCAGGGGGTGGCAACCCCCTGCCAAATTTTTTAAAAAAGGGCGACGTATGGACGTGAGGGTGATCACGCTGCGGTATCAAGAGGGCGTGCAGGGCTTCCCGGAGGGGGCCTTGCGCCAGGCGACGGCCGGACGCGAGGTGCTGGAGGCGCGCGAGCACTTCTTCCTGCACGGCAACGTGCCTCATCTGGCGCTGGTGCTGCTGCTCGGCGACGGGCCGTCCGGCGAGGGTTGGAAGCCGCGCGACCCGAATGCGCCGAATCCGGAGGAGAGCGTGGCGGAGGGTCTGCGGCCGTTGTACCGCGACCTGAAGCGCTGGCGCAACGACCGCGCCAAGGCGGACGGCAAACCGGCGTATGCTATCGCCCGAAACACGCAGTTGGCGGAGATTGTGAACAAGGCGCCGAAGAGCCTGGCGGATCTGAAAGAGGTGCCG contains the following coding sequences:
- a CDS encoding transposase, with the protein product MDRRGQGEHHRPSSACAAVSDHSKKNSAHLLEGIERLLNQCDGLGSEAMRERTRRHLISQLLCLGRHTLTGVLGTSGRLFCDWSADYRMYSSERVEPEKLFSPVRQSLTARLASGEPLVAALDDTRLRKSGRKTHGVRYTRDPMGPPFHVNFIKAQRFVQTSMACAADNGMARMIPIDFVHAPAPQKPRDEADEQACAQFRKNQRDMALPKVGAERLHALRRAMDEEGQQERPLWAVVDGGYTNGTFIKHLPERTVAVGRIRTDAKLYHLPESTEGKPGRNRVYGDRAPTPEELRQNTDVPWQPVEAFAAGQTHTFKIKTMSPLCWRSAGKQRDLRLIVIAPLGYRLTRHSKMLYRKPAFLICTDPDANIQQIIQAYVWRWDIEVNFRDEKTIIGVGQAQVRHENSVENVPALAVAAYAMLLTAATHAYGPTGQPDTLPAPKWQRKKNLRASTQSLLQHLRHEVWAEALHFSGFVSNPTLNTKPQKLDNTLASALFYAVA